In Corylus avellana chromosome ca8, CavTom2PMs-1.0, the genomic stretch GGAGAAGAGAAGGTAAGAGAAGATGAGAAGGTGAAGAGTGACCCAGTGAGGAGGGAGGGTCTTGTGGAAATCTTCTATAAATGAGTGGTGGTGGAAATCTAGAGATGAGTggctaaaaatttaaaagataagatggaaattttttaaggaaaaaaaaaaatgcctgcAAGGCGTAGGCTTGCGCGTGAGTTGAAGATTGaaattgaaggaagaaaaaaaaacaaaaaggggtaAAAGAGTCAAGAAATAGTTGTAgtcagaagaaggtgagttttaaggtagaaaaaaaaataaataaaaaaaaaaaaaattaaagagaatagAAAGGCATTAGATTCTAGAAGGTGAGGAGAACTAAGGCGAAAAAATACACAAAGATAGGCCTTAGAATTTAGATTCTAGAAGGGTGAGTGAGTGgaatttgaaggaagaaaaaaaataaatgaagagaataGATGTAACTTGTAAGCATTAAACTCTAGAAGGTGTGAAGTTGAgttttaaggaagaaaaaaaataaaaataaatagaggagTAGGCATGAGGAGGTGAAGTACTAAAATCAATAGAAgacaatttaaactaaaacataagtaacaaaattaattagtgtGGGGAGGAAGTTTAGAAGACAATTTAgaagataacttttttttttttttttttggtgttccagcatttctttttctaattcattatttgtttttattggtttacaTCATTCAGCTAGACCTTattgtgtttgatttgttttcaagaaatccCTCAAGATACCTCTGATTTATTGAAAATGTACttatttttcttagacactatTAATTGTGCTCAAGTTTATTTTGTAAGTAATTtgtattattatgtgtttgtgatagttagataatattttgaatggttattttgattgttgaatttcttgtttggttttttgttgttgttgctctGTTTATAGCAAACTATAACACTTTTCTATTGGGaatgaaacttttttttaatgtttattttgttgcttatatccGTATAAATGTTGactaaacaataatttaatttcactattaatttgaaCGATTGAATAACCTTTAATATCCGtatgaattaccaaatttttagggtagagaaaatttttaagatgccaaaaaaaattttagcggcatcCCCAATATGAATTGTCTGGTTCCGCCACTACTCCTTATGTTGACTTTTCAATTAATGTTATAAATCTCTCTTATGTTACTATTGTGTCTCTctaatgataatgtgattcttaaaatcaccattaattttgtgattgatcactgttaaattttaattaagtgataattttaaaaatcatcttaATTTTAGAGGGATATAagaatgatacaaaataaacttctggaattactttaatttttctCATGAGATTTAGAGTTtccaagagagagaaaatgcttttcttcttcttcttcttttctttagaAAGTTTATTTTACAAAATCGATACAattggttatttatttttttatactatcAACAATATTACAATTGGGGGGCGTTCCTTCACTGAAAACCTACGCGCTTAGTGAAGGTTCGCCCTGATTTTTATCGGGTGTTATTGACATGCCGAAATTGATGTAATAGTCATTAGaagtagactgttatacgactgtcatacaatATGATGATATGAGTATGTAACAAATTGATCGAcaataaaaatcagtcattgaaTTAATGcttgtaaaacaaaataattaataactgATTTTCAGTGACATGTCGTATTAGTGGTATATactatataatattattcaataaCATGAAAGAcaataataaatcaaaagttGCTGAAATTTAACCGAAGTTTCCAAATAGCACTCACTACCTACCACGAAGGAGACACGCTATTGCCATGGTGGCTGATTCCAGTTCCCAAGGATGTGAAAAGTGcaagcaaaaagaaaatccttaaaaaaaaaaaaaaaaaaagccgaaGATAATCCAAGATTTGTGAACTTTTTATGATTTGTTTTGGCTGGGTCAAAAAACTATTGGATTTGGAAGATCGTAGATCGCATTACGCATGGATGCCGAAACACGTGACGTGAACAAACAACCCCACTTTACAAGCAGTATCAAAACGGTGATTTAccgtttttattttcctattatAAATAAACTAGttgaattattagtaatttattGACAGTAATTTTTCTCAAATGGGAAATAAATATCAGGTAGACAAGATCAGCCAAGAGTTAAATATTCGCCCACCCTTTTGATACAGAAGCAAATTAATTGTTCatttctaaataaaataaacagataaatttattaaaagttGTTGGGGTTGCTCTCACAGTTTCCAGAGTTGAATTTTGCCTGGCGGCACGGTTTCTTACTTACTTTATATATCTGGCAGCAAACTCAGCGTGTGGGGTACTCGTTAACGTCATCTGGGTCCTCCTGTAATTTCCAAACAAGTACGTTTATTATCTGCTTGTGCCAAAATGGAAttggtttttggatttttcaaatgGTTGCTGAATGAAATGTTtgttgcagagagagagagagagagggtgtgATGGTGCTACATCTTCCTTACATCTTCCTCTGGGGGTTAAGAGAGTTCGTATTTGAAGTTCTGAAGAGCTGGTTGGTGTCTATGGTtttgtttctgttctgttttgAGGTTTATTTTGGCATTTCTGTATGTATGCATTCTGggattttgaattttcttgtttttctttgaaCTTACGTTTTATAGACTTTCCGTCTGTATGTGGGCGAGAATCGTTGCTGGGCTTTCAAGATTTTCTGTTGTTTTCTGAAGTTTTGAGTAATGTTTTCATGGAAGTTTACATCTGAGTTCGAAATTCAAGAATGGTGTCGAGtttgttctttgattttctGAGCTCCACTTCATGAATTTTTATCGTGTGTTTAAGCTCTGGGGGAAATGTcccctccctctccctctctctccgcgtttctttgaaatttttctccTTACATAATATTAGTCCATTTTTAAGAGTTTGAAATCAGGATAGAGACTACCAGGTTAGGGGATAACTGGTTTCTCTGTAGATTTGGGCAGAAATaccattttcaaattttgttttggaaCAATTAGAGGTGTCCTGCCTCTGGGTTTTAATGTTGTCTGTTTTCCTTATTTGCTAAGGAAAGGCGtatattttgatgatattcAGTTCAAAGAAAAGGGGAATTCTTTATTTGCCTTGATTCTTATATTTATATGCTGCTTCTGCTCGACCTTGGCATGTTGGTTTTGTATGtttcttttgtaaaattttACTTTGACACTCGTTTAGTgcgtaattttgaaaaaaaaaaaaaaatcaatttaatgctgttgcatatatatttcataataaacGGAACCTCCATTCCTATTATATTGTTTTCGTTTTGCTCCATGGCTACGAGTAACCATGTTCTCATGGTTTCTTGGTAATGTTACAGAGGAATTTCTGTTGGCAAGAAGGGCTGCAGTAATGGAGAGAGGTGAAATTGAAGCAGATGACAATCTCGTGGAAAAACCGTTGCCTTTCTTACCTTCAGTTGTTGCAGTAGCTATCGATGGGAAGAGAAAAAGCAAATATGTTGTAAGGTGGGCACTGGAGAAGTTTGTTCCTGAGGGAAAGGTTATCTTCAAGCTGATGCATGTCCGTCCAAGGATTAGTGGAGTTCCTACACCAAGTAAGCATTGTGCGTTGACATTTCTATGCTCAGACGATGCGAATATGTAGCATTTGTCAACCTTTTAAGTTATTATATGTAGAAACTTCAGAGGTATAAGAAAGGTCAGATATGTTTCTTTTGAAAACCTGTAAGGGCAGTTCTGACCAGTCATCAATTGAAGTAGTCCTTGAAGCAATGTTCTATCTATCAAATCCATTTTCCATAAAGTTTGTCTTTTTGAGAACCATTGCCCTTGCATTGAAATTATTATTGCAACCAGGATTCCACATTTCTGCCACTTTGAAGGTTATTAGTCTCAGTAGAGTTCAGAAATTCTTAGTTGCGATTGAATACATCCAAAGTAAATTTTACTGTTGGATTTTGTATAAGGGATAGGTACTCACTCTCCATTTGGATCTTGGGAGAgttgaggaaaaagaaaaggaaattgctTAAATGTTTAAGACAGGAAGCTAACTTCTGGAGTGATttgatgattttcttctcttactctACTTTCTCAAGTTGTAAACTGACCCAGTGTTCAGCTTTCCAGTGGGCACTTTAGAAAGACTACTTTTGTCATtgtttaataatatatataggttttgcaaataattttttctgaCTATCTGACATTGTAATTCCAGTGGGAAATTCAATTCCACTATCACAAGTACGGGAAGATGTAGCAGCTGCTTATATAAAGGAAGTGGAGTGGCAGACAAATGAAAAGCTTCTTCCTTACAAGAAATTGTTTGCTCAGAAAAAGGTCAGCATATCttgcattttaaaatttgatctAGAATAGATCCAGGGAATAGGATCTCAACTTGCTCAGTTCTGGATATAGGTGGAAGTGGATGTTGTAGTAATTGAATCAGGTGATGTGGCAATTGCAATAGCAGAGGAGGTTGCTAAGCATGGAATCAACAAGCTTGTCATTGGAGCTTCATCTCGTGGCTTGTTCAAAAGGTATTCTCTTCGCATGGTTTACATCCTTTGCACTATCATCTTTTTACTTTTAAGAATAGATTGGAAATGTCTACTAATATTCTTCATTGTACCTTTATTGGCTTATTTTTCTATCTGCATCATGAATGCTTTAATTAACaagttattgttaatttttgtaGGAAACGTGAGGGACTATCATCTCGAATCTCAACATGCACTCCAAGTTTTTGTGTGGTCTATGCTGTTTCGAAAGGAAAGTTGTCTTCTATGCGCCCGGCCAATATAGAAACAAATGGAAGCATTAAAGATAACTGTAGTGTGGCAAGTTATTCTTCCAAAAGTTCGTCAAGCAACACTTCCAGTTCACGGACAGGTATATGCACTTCAATTAGCTATGAGCTACAGTTGCTAGATGAATGTAAGGTATAATATGTATTGAAGTAACCAGTGGAGCGTAGgacttcttttttgtttttaggattCTAGTGCTTCCTTCAGCTCTCAGTCTTGCACAATGCATAAATGCCTTAGTGACTCTTCCTATTGTTTTTGCACAACATTGCACATAAACATGATATATAAGGCAGTCCTATTATAGGAATAGCTACCAGTAcgcctctatatatatatatatatatatgctgtatGTTATTACATGAAATATTTGATGAACAAACAGTTTAAAGTATCATTTCTCTTAGCAAAATGACCAAGGATTCACCGAGTGCTGCACATCTGCAGTGCTGCTGGCATGTCAGACTGCTGTGTGGTTCTGCAGTTTAAGGCTGCAATAAATGCCTGAGCGACTTCATAAAAATACACTTATGTTGTATTAAAACTACAAAGAATTAATAAACACATACTCTATGCTTCTAGCAATGTAAACACATGATTTTCTCCTTACATCTCTGCCTCGGTTCAAGTTTGCCATTtgttttactctttttattactTTGATGCAAAAGGCTGTTTAAATTCACAAATTCACCCAAGTTTGTTTCAATACTAAGAATATTATGCTGGCAGTTAGAATGGGATTTAGGATGTCTGCTGTCTCTGCATAGTGAAGCTAAACTTGAAACGTCTGCTAATATTCTATGGATTTTAGTGTAGTAAATTGGATTCTTGGCTCCTAATTCTTAGGATGATGAATTTATGAATTATGCAGTGTTTGCAGATGAAAGTTGTAACATGTATCTTCTGTTTTCTGGCATGCACAGACCTTGGTTCGGTTGCTTCGTACTCTCATTTCCACTCTCCTTCCCTACCAGTGCAGCGGTATCATGCTCTTGCAACTATCAACCAGACCCTTCTTCAGACAAGAACAAGTTCAATTGAAACCAGCCATTCTAGATACCATTCTGTGGATGCCATAGAAGTGGAGGATGATATGAATTCTGTAGATGCTGGACATGCATTGAGTCGGGCATCTAGTTGCAAAAGCTTGCCAACAGAAAATGAGTCCTGGATTTCTGATCAAGCTTCCTCCTCAGTTGCGCTCACCCATTATCCTTCATCTGAGAGCCAGGTAGtcctttcttatttcttttggttttctatTTTGGTACTTGTCACTGCATCATACATCAAGGATATGGTTTGCATTTCCAGTTGTCCAGAAGTGCTGACATGCTAGAGATTAACATTGAatctttcatttgttttgaatAGAAAACATATTTCTGTTTGGGTTTCAATTTGTATGTGAAATAGCTTTGATGTCATTGAAAATGTTAGGACATATAAGTTTCATTAATGATTATAAGATAGTGCAGACCTTTTTCTTCAAGATATAAGtcttgttttaaaaattagttcATACGGGGAGTCCTTTTTCTTCAAGATATAAGtcttgttttaaaaattagttcATACGGGGAGTCATGAATTTGTGAATTGCTAAAGAATTGTTTTTGACCTTTCTTTACATGGGAGCAAGTAAATCCACCAGCAGAAGAAAACAGATGGAGACAGTCCATGTTATTGAAACCCAAATGGTTTATGGTGATTTAGCAGTGCAAAACATCCTCTCTtgtcaaatatgtaatattcaAGAAAAACACTTTTCTAAATCATTGAGCAAAAAATGTTTCCGCAAGACTGAGTATAATTTCCATTGTTGTAcatgcacttgtgaggtttgtatcccacattgagaaaatataaggaaaaagtgtggttaatatacctaagtggacccaagcccattagcttaggcttttgggctagaagtggtgtcctagtatgtatattaatttattcttctttGACTCCATTGGTGTCTCTCTCCCCAACATCCATTAATATATACTTTGATCTCAGTAAACATTTGCAAGTCAATACAACACTTGTATGTGTTTCTGATGTTTCACATTGGTTTTCATTTATGTGGGCAGGAAAATTTTAATCTTGAGCTAGAAAAGCTAAGATTTGAACTCAAACATGTCCAAGGAATGTATGCGCTAGCTCGAAGCGAGACAATTGATGCTTCCCTAAAGgtaaatgttggttttcttttgttgaCCAAAAGATCCTTTTAACTTCTATTTCTCTCAACATTCAACTGGCTAAATGTTACATAATGATTTTCCAAGATCGTAGATTTTGACCAGATAGATGAATTTTAGCAAAAGGATATTATTTACAAAATTTTGTCCCTTTATCAtattctccttcttcttcttcccttgaCCTTTCATCTCAGATTCAAATTATGTCAACCAGTGTATCTGCAGAAACAGAGAAAATAGATAAAGGTTTCATGATGTTCAGCTCTGCCTGATAATTTTCTAGCCACGACCTCCCCACACTGTCTATATTCATGCCTAAGTCTGAATAGTGAAAACAGGGTTCATGTAGCTGACCCCAGTTAGTAAGGATTAAGAATTAGATAAGTTGAGCTGAGTTGCTGTCTTCACTCAGTTCATCTGAAAGTAAATATAACGCAAAATCTGAAATCAAATTGTTTACATATAATGCAAATTACAGCTGTTACTTTGGGAATTGTTTGTAGATCTTGGTGGAGTGGAGTCAATATGACTCAATACCATTATTATCTATAGAAAGATATCTTATGTGAATCTATTATTATCTATAGAAAGATATCTTATGTGAATCTATCAGCTCTGCCTATCTATCATGTACACAAATACACCATCCACCAGGCCTATTTCTGAagttttttgttcaaaaaaaaaaaaaaaaagaaggaaaaatcaCCGCTGATTGATGCCGGAATACAGTAGAAAAAGGTCGTAATGAGTCATATAGAACTGACAAATTCATGGTAATCCTATAGTAGTAATTCTTTTGCAATCTTTTCGCTAATGAAGGGATCAAATGGTATTTAGTTCTCCTATTGATTGGGGGATTACAGACATGATTAATGCTTTCCAGTTGGTTGTTCACATTAACTTCTACTTCATCAATCTTACTATgcctacttatcaaaaaaaaaaaaaaaaaactcatcaaaAAACTATGCTTGCTTCTCCCGATGTTTAATTGGCGAACACAAATACCGTATGTTCTGTTACATTGCTAAGGATTGGACTAGTCTGTCCACTgggtattattttttatcttctctctTGATTAACTAATTTCTGCAACTCTCCCATGGCCATCCCAAATGAGTAACATGCTTCTGTTATTGCTTTGATCAGCTGAACAATCTCAGTAAACGCCGCTTGGAGGAAGCGACGAAGCTCAAGGAGATAAATTACAAAGAGGAGAGAGCCAAAGAATTAGCAAGGCAAGAGAAACAGAGGTCTGAAGCTGCGAAAAGAGAAGCAGCACAAGTGAGAGAATGTGCTGAAAGAGAAGTTTCTCATCGACGAGAAGCAGAGATGAAGGCTGATCGTGATgctaaagagagagaaaagcttGAGAATGCTCTTGAAGGTCCAGTGCTGCAATACCGAAAGTTCACATGGGAAGAGATTTTGTCtgccacatcatctttttctGAGGATCTTAAAATAGGGATGGGGGCCTATGGATCAGTTTATAAGTGCAGTTTGCATCATACAACTGCAGCAGTGAAAGTTCCTCACTCCAAAGACAGTCACAAAACTAAGCAATTGCAGcaagaggtatatatatatagacacacacacacacacacacatatatatatatatatatattcaaaatagcAATATTCAATTGAtgatatatgtacatatattcATGCAGGTATATATGTctatgtatgtatgcatgttCTATGTATATAAAGCACATATTAAAATGTTTGTGATATTAATTCTTCTATGTGCTCTTACCATTATGAAGTGCTCTTCATGTCTGTCTACTCCATGTTGCTATAGCTAAGTTGCATTGTCTTTCATATTAAAGTTAAGATGGTATTCTTAAGGTGTCACTCAACTGATGAAAATAGCGTCTTAAAGATTACTCCTTGTACAGAAATGTGTTTATACTAAGCCTGACACTTTAACCTCTAATTAAGCCTTCCCCGTTCCTGCAATTCAGTTTGTTTCCAGTTTACAGGATGAACCACCACTAATTCACCCAAGatggaaaaagaataaaaggcaACTTAGCAACTGCTTTGCTTTCTTCCTGTAAAATAATGCGTTCAATTCTTTATACCTTGTGATGTGTCATTAGTCTGttagaaaaaactaaaaaaaaaaaaaaaaaaaaagggtggggaTGCAGGGTTAACTCAACAGATATATTCACTGACTACTTTGTCTATTTTTCTATTGGTTTTCAGCTTAAAATCTTGAGCGAAATTCATCATCCCCATTTGCTTCTCCTTCTTGGAGCATGTTTAGATCACGGTTGCCTAGTCTTTGAGTACATGGAGAATGGTAGCCTGGAGGACAGGTTGATCAGGAAAAATGGTACACCCCCTATTCCTTGGTTTGAGAGGTACCGAATAGCTTGGGAAGTAGCCTCAGCTCTAGCCTTTCTTCACAACTCAAAGCCAAAACCAATTATCCATCGTGATCTGAAGCCGGCGAACATTTTGCTTGATCGTAACCTTGTAAGCAAGATTGGTGATGTTGGTCTTTCTATGATTCTTCATTCAGATTCTTGTGACACGGGACCTGTTGGGACACTCTCGTACATAGATCCTGAGTATCAAAGGACTGGGTCAATCTCTCCAAAGTCTGATGTTTACGCTTTCGGGATGATAATTTTGCAGTTGCTGACGGCAAAACCAGCAATAGCACTGCCCCATATCGTAGAAACTGCGTTAAGTGATGGTCATTTATTAGAGATTTTGGATCCAGAGGCTGGGAATTGGCCAATTGAGGAAACAAAGGAATTGGCTGAACTGGGACTCAACTGTGCTGAGCTTTGGCGTAGAGACAGGCCTGATTTAGAAGAAAAAGTACTTCCTGCACTGGAGAGATTGAAAAAGGTTGCCGATAGGGCTCAACATTCAGCTTCCAGACTTCGACCCTCACCTCCTAACCACTTCATCTGCCCAATTATTAAGGTATGCCTGTGTAATCTTTTATTGGCAATATTCATGGTTCCTGTTTTTTGGGGAAACAAAAATGCTATTGTTTTGGTGAACTATAAAGTAGCCATTTAGGCAGATTACTGCCGCCTTTTTGGTGCCAAATCTGGAAGTAACCTCATAGATAGAAGAAAGTTGGGGGTAGTTTAAGAAATGAATGTTTAGgtaaatacatatatatctcaAAAGATGCATTCATGCTGTGGCTATACAACCTCTTACTTGGATGTCCAGTAACTCtcaaaattgctt encodes the following:
- the LOC132190171 gene encoding U-box domain-containing protein 35-like, translating into MERGEIEADDNLVEKPLPFLPSVVAVAIDGKRKSKYVVRWALEKFVPEGKVIFKLMHVRPRISGVPTPMGNSIPLSQVREDVAAAYIKEVEWQTNEKLLPYKKLFAQKKVEVDVVVIESGDVAIAIAEEVAKHGINKLVIGASSRGLFKRKREGLSSRISTCTPSFCVVYAVSKGKLSSMRPANIETNGSIKDNCSVASYSSKSSSSNTSSSRTDLGSVASYSHFHSPSLPVQRYHALATINQTLLQTRTSSIETSHSRYHSVDAIEVEDDMNSVDAGHALSRASSCKSLPTENESWISDQASSSVALTHYPSSESQENFNLELEKLRFELKHVQGMYALARSETIDASLKLNNLSKRRLEEATKLKEINYKEERAKELARQEKQRSEAAKREAAQVRECAEREVSHRREAEMKADRDAKEREKLENALEGPVLQYRKFTWEEILSATSSFSEDLKIGMGAYGSVYKCSLHHTTAAVKVPHSKDSHKTKQLQQELKILSEIHHPHLLLLLGACLDHGCLVFEYMENGSLEDRLIRKNGTPPIPWFERYRIAWEVASALAFLHNSKPKPIIHRDLKPANILLDRNLVSKIGDVGLSMILHSDSCDTGPVGTLSYIDPEYQRTGSISPKSDVYAFGMIILQLLTAKPAIALPHIVETALSDGHLLEILDPEAGNWPIEETKELAELGLNCAELWRRDRPDLEEKVLPALERLKKVADRAQHSASRLRPSPPNHFICPIIKDVMDDPCVAADGYTYDRKAIEFWLEANNTSPMTNMPLLDKNLIPNYTLLSAIMEWKSRH